From Jeotgalibaca dankookensis, one genomic window encodes:
- the acpS gene encoding holo-ACP synthase, giving the protein MIVGIGLDVTELDRIAKAYERRKTFAERILTIKEHAIFSNMNGTRQMEFLAGRYAVKEAFSKALGTGIGKLSFQDMEVLPDSKGKPIVTKSPFDGKIWVSISHSSNIIIAQVILEK; this is encoded by the coding sequence ATGATTGTAGGAATTGGTCTGGACGTTACAGAATTAGACCGTATTGCCAAAGCTTATGAGCGAAGAAAAACATTTGCCGAGCGAATATTGACAATAAAAGAACATGCTATATTTTCTAACATGAACGGCACACGCCAAATGGAGTTTCTAGCGGGTCGTTATGCAGTTAAAGAAGCTTTTTCGAAAGCTTTAGGAACTGGGATTGGGAAATTATCATTTCAAGATATGGAAGTACTGCCTGATTCCAAAGGTAAACCTATTGTGACCAAGTCCCCTTTTGACGGGAAGATTTGGGTTTCGATTTCGCATTCTTCTAACATTATTATCGCGCAAGTTATTTTAGAAAAGTAA
- the alr gene encoding alanine racemase, with product MVRGIHRPTVAKVDLGAIKINIQQIRSHMKPDKQLLAVVKGDGYGHGAVSVANAAKEAGVDGFCVAILDEAFELRESGFTEDFLLVMGLTEVRDVALMADANISVAVSSIEWLEQAIPLLALRKTDNPLRIHLAVDTGMGRIGIRTESKVRAFESFCQQHESLHLEGIFTHFATADGEDEFQVERQYEVFKKLVASMKVRPKMVHLANSAMTLWREDYETDAARIGIAMYGYNPSDTTLPLPYPLIPALTLETEIAYVKQMQEGETISYGARYRAYEGEWIATLPIGYADGWRRDLHTLPVLVEGNACPVRGVICMDQCMISLPKAYPIGTKVVMLGESHGQINGPSEMAAAIGTIGYEILCGISQRVPRIYIDSTHE from the coding sequence ATGGTACGTGGTATTCATCGCCCAACAGTGGCGAAAGTCGACTTAGGAGCAATTAAGATAAACATACAACAGATTCGTTCACATATGAAGCCTGATAAACAGTTATTGGCAGTTGTAAAAGGGGATGGCTATGGACATGGAGCAGTTTCGGTTGCCAATGCTGCTAAAGAAGCTGGAGTAGATGGTTTTTGCGTAGCTATTCTTGATGAAGCTTTTGAGTTACGTGAAAGTGGATTTACTGAAGATTTTCTTTTAGTGATGGGATTGACAGAAGTCCGTGATGTCGCTTTAATGGCGGATGCTAATATCAGTGTGGCCGTTTCATCGATTGAATGGTTAGAGCAAGCAATACCATTACTGGCACTACGGAAGACGGACAATCCCTTGCGCATTCACTTAGCAGTTGATACCGGAATGGGTCGCATTGGTATCAGAACAGAAAGCAAAGTACGGGCATTTGAATCTTTTTGCCAGCAACATGAGTCTCTTCACTTAGAAGGTATCTTTACCCATTTTGCTACAGCAGACGGGGAAGATGAGTTTCAAGTAGAGCGTCAATATGAAGTTTTCAAAAAGTTAGTAGCCAGCATGAAAGTGCGTCCCAAAATGGTCCATCTAGCAAATTCTGCTATGACTTTATGGCGTGAAGACTACGAGACCGATGCTGCTCGTATTGGAATTGCTATGTATGGTTACAATCCATCAGATACAACCCTCCCTCTACCTTATCCACTTATACCTGCTTTGACTTTAGAAACTGAAATTGCTTATGTTAAACAGATGCAAGAAGGAGAGACAATCAGCTATGGCGCACGCTACCGTGCTTACGAAGGAGAATGGATTGCGACTTTGCCGATTGGCTATGCAGATGGCTGGCGGCGTGATTTACATACCTTACCGGTTCTTGTAGAAGGGAACGCCTGCCCAGTTCGCGGCGTTATCTGTATGGACCAATGTATGATAAGTCTTCCTAAAGCCTATCCAATTGGAACAAAGGTGGTTATGCTAGGGGAGAGCCATGGCCAGATTAATGGTCCATCAGAAATGGCAGCAGCAATTGGCACCATTGGCTACGAAATACTCTGTGGGATTAGCCAACGTGTACCGCGTATTTATATTGACTCCACACACGAATAA
- a CDS encoding MBL fold metallo-hydrolase, with the protein MELLALTVGPLQENCYFLIGENQETIIFDPGAEAAEIKNVIEENELTPIAIILTHAHYDHIGAVNDIRNTYNIPLYQSSIEKEWLENPMLNGSGNHPQMMDVVIEKPADYYMDTMGPNRIGQFKFEVQHVPGHSPGSLVFIFEENGFAIVGDAIFKGSVGRTDFSYGSHETLMEGINKHIVPLPGEIVLFPGHGDPTTVEEEIASNPFLNGATR; encoded by the coding sequence ATGGAATTACTTGCTTTAACAGTAGGCCCACTTCAAGAAAATTGCTATTTTCTGATTGGTGAGAACCAAGAGACAATTATCTTCGATCCAGGTGCTGAAGCGGCAGAAATAAAAAACGTTATAGAGGAAAATGAATTAACACCTATAGCTATTATCTTAACACATGCACATTACGACCATATTGGTGCGGTAAATGATATTCGTAATACCTACAACATTCCCCTCTACCAAAGTTCAATCGAAAAAGAATGGTTAGAAAACCCTATGCTAAACGGTTCTGGTAATCATCCGCAAATGATGGATGTGGTCATTGAAAAACCAGCTGATTATTATATGGATACAATGGGGCCGAATCGAATCGGGCAGTTTAAATTTGAAGTCCAACATGTACCTGGACACTCACCAGGTAGCCTTGTATTTATATTTGAAGAGAATGGATTCGCCATTGTTGGGGACGCCATTTTCAAAGGAAGTGTCGGCCGAACTGACTTTTCTTATGGGAGTCATGAGACCCTTATGGAAGGGATTAATAAACATATTGTTCCGCTCCCAGGTGAAATTGTCTTGTTTCCAGGACATGGTGACCCAACTACGGTAGAAGAAGAAATAGCATCTAACCCATTTTTAAATGGTGCAACGAGATAA
- a CDS encoding QueT transporter family protein, whose protein sequence is MNIKKMVTNTIVAALYVALTGVFSFMSFGAIQFRVSEMLNHLVFYNKNYKYGVLLGVFIANLFFSTLGPWDLIFGFGQTLISFLILERLFKPEDSETKGMMKTTLVFCLTMVFVAAELYLVLKLPFIFSFVTAAFGEAVVLIVSMPLMKYLNKLIGFAGKMA, encoded by the coding sequence ATGAATATAAAAAAAATGGTGACAAATACGATTGTCGCAGCCCTTTATGTGGCGTTGACAGGGGTTTTTAGTTTTATGTCTTTTGGAGCAATCCAATTTCGCGTTTCAGAAATGTTAAATCATTTAGTTTTTTACAACAAAAATTATAAATATGGCGTATTACTGGGTGTTTTTATTGCAAATTTATTTTTTTCAACATTAGGGCCTTGGGATTTAATTTTTGGTTTTGGTCAGACCCTCATTTCCTTTCTAATTTTAGAGCGTCTATTTAAGCCGGAAGACTCTGAGACTAAAGGGATGATGAAAACGACGCTTGTTTTTTGTTTAACCATGGTGTTCGTAGCAGCAGAACTTTATTTAGTTTTAAAACTACCCTTTATATTTTCTTTTGTAACAGCGGCATTTGGTGAAGCAGTCGTTTTAATTGTCTCTATGCCCCTCATGAAATACTTGAATAAGTTAATTGGTTTTGCTGGAAAAATGGCATAA